One Marinibacterium anthonyi genomic region harbors:
- the hom gene encoding Homoserine dehydrogenase, with translation MTTPLRLGIAGLGTVGVGVVRILRKHAELLSARTGREIRLVAVSARDAGKDRGVPLSSYAWESDPVALAKRDDIDIFVELMGGHEGAAKEATEAALATGKDVVTANKALLAHYGQALAETAEAAGRTIRFEAAVAGGIPVIKALTEGLAGNEITRVMGVMNGTCNYILTRMEATGQGYDVLFDECAKLGYLEADPNLDVGGIDAGHKLALLSSIAFGTRVDFDSVQLEGIQRIKLEDIHQARDMGYRIKLLGVAQRTPRGLEQRMQPCLVPADSPLGQLEGGTNMVVIEGDAVDQVVLRGPGAGEGPTASAVMGDICDLARGFRVPTFGQPAASLDPAPAATAALPAPYYLRMRLFDKPGALAKIATALGTAGISINRMRQYGHSDTTAPVLIVTHKTTRDALDVAIAAMAQTDVMEGDPVVLRIENL, from the coding sequence ATGACGACACCGCTCAGGCTTGGAATTGCTGGTCTTGGTACGGTGGGCGTCGGGGTCGTCCGCATCCTGCGCAAGCACGCCGAACTGCTGAGCGCGCGCACCGGGCGCGAGATCCGGCTGGTCGCCGTGTCCGCCCGCGATGCGGGCAAGGACCGGGGCGTGCCGCTGTCGTCCTATGCCTGGGAAAGCGATCCCGTGGCGCTGGCCAAGCGCGACGACATCGACATCTTTGTCGAGCTGATGGGCGGCCATGAAGGCGCCGCGAAAGAGGCGACCGAGGCGGCTTTGGCGACCGGCAAGGACGTGGTGACGGCGAACAAGGCGCTGCTGGCCCATTACGGACAGGCGCTGGCCGAGACGGCGGAAGCCGCCGGCCGGACGATCCGGTTCGAGGCGGCGGTCGCCGGCGGGATCCCGGTGATCAAGGCGCTGACCGAGGGGCTGGCCGGCAACGAGATCACGCGCGTCATGGGCGTGATGAACGGCACCTGCAATTACATCCTGACCCGGATGGAGGCGACCGGACAGGGCTATGACGTGCTGTTCGACGAATGCGCCAAGCTGGGGTATCTTGAGGCGGATCCGAACCTGGACGTGGGCGGGATCGACGCGGGCCACAAGCTGGCGCTGCTGTCGTCGATCGCCTTCGGGACGCGCGTGGATTTCGACAGCGTGCAGCTGGAGGGTATCCAGCGCATCAAGCTGGAGGACATCCACCAGGCGCGCGACATGGGTTACCGGATCAAGCTGCTGGGGGTCGCGCAACGCACCCCGCGCGGGCTGGAACAGCGGATGCAGCCCTGCCTGGTGCCCGCCGATTCGCCGCTGGGCCAGCTGGAAGGCGGCACCAACATGGTGGTGATCGAGGGCGACGCGGTGGACCAGGTGGTGCTGCGCGGGCCCGGTGCGGGCGAAGGCCCGACGGCCAGCGCCGTGATGGGCGATATCTGCGACCTGGCGCGCGGGTTCCGGGTGCCGACCTTCGGGCAGCCGGCGGCCAGCCTGGACCCGGCGCCGGCGGCCACCGCCGCCCTGCCCGCCCCCTATTACCTGCGCATGCGGCTGTTCGACAAACCCGGCGCGCTGGCCAAGATCGCCACGGCGCTTGGCACCGCCGGGATTTCGATCAACCGGATGCGCCAGTACGGCCATTCCGACACCACCGCGCCCGTCCTGATCGTGACCCACAAGACCACGCGTGATGCTTTGGACGTCGCAATCGCCGCCATGGCCCAGACCGATGTCATGGAAGGCGATCCCGTGGTGCTGCGGATCGAAAACCTCTGA
- the fabG_6 gene encoding 3-oxoacyl-[acyl-carrier-protein] reductase FabG yields the protein MSPTTTLTGQRALVTGAASGIGQACALALADAGAEVILADRADCSATRDRLGDARQIRVDVSDAGSVAAMFDIAGPLDIVVNSAGMLIESPILQMSVDDFDRQIAVNLRGSFLVAQGALRGMDAQGSGRLILIASELGVLGRADFSAYCASKAGVIALTRSLAREFAPRIHVNCVAPGPTDTPLLDITSMSPEWRAKEADNPLQRIGTPGEIASAVLWLASPGASFMTGQTICPSGGAVML from the coding sequence ATGAGCCCAACGACCACACTGACCGGCCAGCGCGCCCTTGTCACCGGCGCGGCCAGCGGCATCGGCCAGGCCTGCGCCCTCGCCCTGGCCGATGCGGGGGCCGAGGTCATCCTCGCCGACCGTGCCGATTGCTCCGCCACCCGCGACAGGCTGGGCGACGCCCGCCAGATCCGCGTCGACGTGTCCGACGCCGGATCGGTCGCCGCGATGTTCGACATCGCCGGTCCGCTGGACATCGTGGTCAATTCCGCCGGCATGCTGATCGAAAGCCCGATCCTGCAGATGTCCGTCGACGATTTCGACCGCCAGATCGCCGTCAACCTGCGCGGCTCCTTCCTGGTGGCCCAGGGCGCGCTGCGGGGAATGGACGCGCAGGGATCGGGCCGCCTGATCCTGATCGCCTCGGAACTGGGCGTGCTGGGGCGCGCCGATTTCTCGGCCTATTGCGCCTCCAAGGCCGGGGTCATCGCGCTCACCCGCTCGCTCGCACGCGAATTCGCCCCGCGCATCCACGTCAACTGCGTCGCCCCGGGGCCGACCGACACGCCGCTGCTCGACATCACCTCCATGTCCCCCGAATGGCGCGCGAAAGAGGCCGACAACCCCCTGCAACGCATCGGCACGCCGGGCGAAATCGCCTCGGCCGTGCTCTGGCTGGCCTCGCCGGGCGCCAGCTTCATGACCGGCCAGACGATCTGCCCCTCGGGCGGCGCCGTAATGCTGTGA
- a CDS encoding putative urate catabolism protein gives MIRTPIPWPGGAKVAVAITFDMDTDSLIHIEKGRKGVNYLSSISMLRYGPDVAIPRILDGYKRFGLKQTFFIPAWCIEQHPKAVEAIVDGGHEVGFHGYIHEAPNALPPEEERYWMQRSIDVIERFTGKRPRGNRSPLYNASQHTPGFLAEEGFLYDSSLMGDDVPYLLATPQGELVELPISWATDDWPPYVHSIDLDYMFQVMAPDRAMEVFMAEFNAMRRAGGGLWIAVWHPFVSGRLSRWQRIEQMIEEMQDTGDVWFAPLDDIAAHCKALHDSGALTLRRDDLPYYGGASPLPDPLPSSMPKDD, from the coding sequence ATGATCCGAACCCCCATTCCCTGGCCGGGCGGCGCCAAGGTCGCCGTGGCGATCACCTTCGACATGGACACCGACAGCCTGATCCACATCGAAAAGGGCCGCAAAGGCGTCAACTACCTCTCCTCCATCTCGATGCTGCGCTACGGGCCGGACGTCGCCATTCCCCGCATCCTCGACGGCTACAAGCGTTTTGGCCTGAAACAGACCTTCTTCATCCCCGCCTGGTGCATCGAACAGCACCCCAAGGCGGTCGAGGCCATCGTCGACGGAGGCCACGAAGTCGGCTTTCACGGCTACATCCACGAAGCCCCGAACGCGCTGCCCCCCGAAGAAGAACGCTACTGGATGCAACGCTCCATCGACGTGATCGAACGGTTTACCGGCAAACGGCCGCGCGGCAACCGCTCGCCGCTCTACAACGCCTCCCAGCACACGCCGGGCTTCCTGGCCGAGGAAGGCTTCCTTTACGATTCATCGCTGATGGGCGACGACGTGCCCTACCTGCTGGCGACCCCGCAGGGCGAACTGGTGGAACTGCCGATCAGCTGGGCCACCGACGACTGGCCGCCCTACGTGCATTCCATCGACCTCGACTACATGTTCCAGGTCATGGCGCCCGACCGCGCGATGGAAGTGTTCATGGCCGAATTCAACGCCATGCGCCGGGCCGGCGGGGGATTGTGGATCGCGGTCTGGCATCCCTTCGTGTCGGGCCGCCTGTCCCGTTGGCAGCGGATCGAACAGATGATCGAGGAAATGCAGGACACCGGCGACGTCTGGTTCGCCCCGCTGGACGACATCGCCGCCCATTGCAAGGCCCTGCACGACAGCGGCGCCCTGACCCTGCGTCGCGACGACCTCCCTTATTACGGCGGAGCATCGCCCCTGCCGGACCCGCTGCCTTCCTCCATGCCGAAGGACGACTGA
- the cbdA_1 gene encoding 2-halobenzoate 1,2-dioxygenase large subunit has product MTRPDAFPLRDYDLPDGVSRHLEAAVQSVYTDPAMLQAEIRGVFENDWIMVGRAGLIPNPGDYFTCLVGAKPVVVIRQTDGTIAAMGNFCLHRYAKLLDGHGTAGRIVCPYHHWTYQTSGDLIGVPDRAGFDADAIKGRRLEPLACDEAFGFLFVSLRTDLPPVSDRLQGLAPLIERFGVEHYEDRHVIHEEVWEGNWKLVIENFIESYHTTYTHPRSIGPTNPGHAAEFGPWGDPGFAIHSNSYRPEDTPTVFNPALTPEETRRFYVMSLFPNGIAALDPNFVWWMSLEPLGPGRTNARWGLSFAPGRMAQKDAESFLEQISEVIIIATSEDKEMVARVQQGAAFAASTPGLLHAPLELNIREFNTYLATRIAEVTSP; this is encoded by the coding sequence ATGACCCGCCCCGACGCCTTTCCGCTGCGCGACTACGACCTGCCCGACGGCGTCTCGCGCCACCTCGAGGCGGCGGTGCAATCGGTCTACACCGACCCCGCGATGCTGCAGGCCGAGATACGCGGCGTGTTCGAAAACGACTGGATCATGGTCGGCCGCGCCGGCCTGATCCCCAATCCGGGCGATTATTTCACCTGCCTGGTGGGCGCGAAACCGGTGGTGGTGATCCGCCAGACCGACGGCACCATCGCGGCGATGGGCAATTTCTGCCTGCACCGCTACGCCAAGCTGCTGGACGGCCACGGCACCGCCGGCCGCATCGTCTGCCCCTACCACCACTGGACCTACCAGACATCCGGCGACCTGATCGGCGTGCCCGATCGGGCGGGCTTTGACGCCGACGCGATCAAGGGCCGCCGCCTCGAACCGCTCGCCTGTGACGAAGCCTTCGGCTTCCTCTTCGTCTCGCTGCGCACCGACCTGCCGCCGGTTTCCGACCGGCTGCAGGGGCTCGCCCCCCTGATCGAACGCTTCGGGGTCGAACACTACGAAGACCGCCACGTCATCCACGAGGAAGTCTGGGAGGGCAACTGGAAGCTGGTCATCGAGAACTTCATCGAAAGCTACCACACCACCTACACCCACCCCCGCTCCATCGGCCCGACCAACCCGGGCCACGCCGCCGAATTCGGCCCCTGGGGCGACCCGGGCTTCGCCATCCATTCCAACAGCTATCGCCCCGAGGATACCCCCACCGTCTTCAACCCCGCGCTCACCCCGGAAGAAACCCGCCGCTTTTACGTCATGTCGCTTTTCCCGAACGGCATCGCGGCGCTCGATCCCAACTTCGTCTGGTGGATGTCGCTGGAACCCCTCGGCCCCGGCCGCACCAACGCCCGCTGGGGCCTCTCCTTCGCGCCGGGCCGCATGGCGCAAAAGGATGCCGAGAGTTTCCTCGAGCAGATCAGCGAAGTGATCATCATTGCCACGTCGGAAGACAAGGAAATGGTTGCCCGCGTCCAGCAAGGCGCCGCCTTCGCCGCCTCGACCCCCGGCCTCCTGCATGCTCCGCTCGAGCTGAACATCCGCGAGTTCAACACCTACCTCGCCACCAGGATCGCGGAGGTCACTTCGCCCTGA
- the pah_1 gene encoding Proclavaminate amidinohydrolase codes for MSHGYEKGRLNLPFVGIATFGKYPYVEDWDAIDADVCILGAPYDFGTQWRAGARFGPRGIREASTLFAFGHAGAYDHEDDVTYLDGARIVDLGDADIVHTDTTGSHAGIEHGVRKILAAGALPVVLGGDHSINIPCINAFSDHGPIHVVQIDAHLDFVDERHGVRYGHGNPMRRASEKDYVRGLSQFGIRNVSSTAKEGYDDARSRGSDILSVRQVRALGVAAVAERVPADVDLYLTIDIDGFDPSIAPGTGTPSHGGFLYYEVLELIAILARRQKIVGIDLVEVAPDYDPTGSTSILAAQLLLNIIGRILHARG; via the coding sequence ATGAGCCACGGCTACGAAAAGGGCCGCCTGAACCTGCCCTTCGTGGGCATCGCGACCTTCGGAAAATACCCCTACGTCGAAGATTGGGACGCCATCGACGCCGATGTATGCATCCTGGGCGCGCCCTACGACTTCGGCACCCAGTGGCGCGCCGGCGCCCGGTTCGGACCACGTGGCATCCGCGAGGCCTCGACCCTTTTCGCCTTCGGCCATGCCGGGGCCTATGACCACGAAGACGACGTCACCTACCTGGACGGGGCGCGGATCGTGGACCTGGGCGACGCCGATATCGTGCACACCGACACGACTGGCAGCCACGCCGGCATCGAACATGGCGTGCGCAAGATCCTGGCGGCAGGCGCGCTGCCGGTGGTGCTGGGCGGGGATCATTCGATCAACATCCCGTGCATAAACGCTTTTTCCGACCACGGACCGATCCACGTGGTGCAGATCGACGCCCATCTCGACTTCGTCGATGAACGCCACGGGGTGCGCTATGGTCATGGCAACCCGATGCGGCGCGCGTCGGAAAAGGACTATGTCAGGGGGCTGAGCCAGTTCGGCATCCGCAACGTGTCGTCCACCGCGAAGGAAGGCTATGACGATGCCCGCAGCCGCGGGTCGGACATCCTTTCCGTTCGCCAGGTCAGGGCGTTAGGCGTCGCGGCAGTGGCGGAACGGGTGCCCGCGGACGTGGATCTGTACCTGACGATCGACATCGACGGGTTCGACCCGTCGATCGCGCCGGGCACCGGGACGCCGAGCCATGGCGGGTTTCTCTACTACGAAGTGCTGGAGCTGATCGCGATCCTGGCCAGGCGGCAGAAGATCGTGGGGATCGACCTGGTGGAGGTCGCGCCGGATTATGATCCGACGGGGTCGACGTCGATCCTGGCGGCGCAGTTGCTGCTGAATATCATCGGGCGGATCCTGCACGCCAGGGGGTAA
- the codA_1 gene encoding Cytosine deaminase: MSFDTVITNATLPDGRTGIGIAVKDGKIADIAPGLTGDNAMDAGGRLVSTPFVDCHFHLDATLSLGMNGEYNQSGTLAEGIALWARMAPDFSFDDYKERARRYFDIAISQGLMAVRTHVDVTDPDLVAARALAEIKAEVADYIDLQLVAFPQMGFYCRDTMADTIRQTLDLGFDVVGGAPHLEKTAELGRSSITALCQIAAERGVMVDMHCDENDDPNSRQIETLIYEAERLGLHDRVTASHLTSMHSMDNFYAARLITRIAASGINVAVNPAVNIHLQGRYDSYPKRRGMARVPELMAAGVTVGFAQDCVLDPWYPLGRCALGDVAFVAAHVLHMTNPAGLAAAFDNVTTAPAEIMKLGHFGLEPGCSADLVMLDATSSWEALRLRPAPRMVMRRGQVIAETAPAMPRLNLPGRPQSFDPATYFQGAGK; this comes from the coding sequence ATGAGCTTCGACACCGTGATCACAAACGCCACCCTGCCCGACGGGCGGACGGGAATCGGCATCGCCGTCAAGGACGGCAAGATCGCCGATATCGCCCCCGGCCTGACCGGCGACAACGCGATGGATGCGGGCGGGCGACTGGTGTCCACACCGTTCGTCGATTGCCATTTTCACCTGGATGCGACGCTGTCTCTGGGGATGAATGGCGAATACAATCAAAGCGGTACGCTGGCCGAGGGCATCGCGCTTTGGGCCCGGATGGCGCCCGATTTCAGCTTTGACGACTACAAGGAACGCGCCCGACGCTATTTCGACATCGCCATCAGCCAGGGCCTGATGGCCGTGCGCACCCATGTCGACGTGACCGACCCGGACCTGGTCGCCGCCAGGGCACTGGCCGAGATCAAGGCGGAGGTCGCCGATTACATCGACCTCCAGCTGGTGGCCTTTCCGCAGATGGGTTTCTACTGCCGCGACACCATGGCGGACACGATCCGGCAGACGCTGGACCTGGGCTTCGACGTGGTCGGCGGCGCGCCGCACCTGGAAAAGACGGCGGAACTGGGCCGGTCCTCGATCACCGCGCTGTGCCAGATCGCCGCCGAACGCGGCGTCATGGTCGACATGCATTGCGACGAAAACGACGACCCCAATTCCCGCCAGATCGAAACGCTGATCTACGAGGCCGAACGCCTGGGCCTGCATGACCGGGTGACCGCCTCGCACCTGACATCGATGCATTCGATGGACAATTTCTATGCCGCCCGCCTGATCACCAGGATTGCCGCATCGGGGATCAACGTGGCGGTCAACCCGGCGGTGAACATCCACCTGCAGGGCCGCTATGACAGCTATCCGAAACGGCGTGGCATGGCGCGGGTGCCCGAACTGATGGCAGCCGGGGTGACCGTGGGTTTCGCGCAGGATTGCGTGCTGGATCCCTGGTATCCGCTGGGCCGCTGCGCCCTGGGGGACGTGGCGTTCGTCGCCGCCCATGTGCTGCACATGACCAACCCGGCGGGGCTGGCGGCGGCATTCGACAACGTCACGACCGCCCCTGCCGAGATCATGAAACTGGGCCATTTCGGGCTGGAACCGGGCTGCAGCGCCGACCTCGTGATGCTCGACGCGACCTCGTCCTGGGAGGCCCTGCGCCTGCGCCCCGCCCCCCGCATGGTGATGCGGCGCGGCCAGGTCATCGCGGAAACCGCGCCCGCGATGCCAAGGCTGAACCTGCCCGGCCGCCCGCAAAGCTTTGATCCGGCGACCTATTTTCAGGGGGCGGGGAAATGA
- the crnA_1 gene encoding Creatinine amidohydrolase → MSAHMTRLDHMTWPELDARIKARIQGGPPIVILPTGALEQHGPHLPLGTDAMMPTMLAERVAEHIDAVVAPTLSYGYKSQPKSGGGNHMPGCASLDGNTYTLMVRDLICDFARHGLTRVVLFDGHMENQMFLTEASDLALRMLKAEGIEGTKIVKLGYWIMIDEPLEDMLFPEGLISWELEHAAVMETSSMMHLRPDLVRADKIPDHPPAEFPPYDVYPFDPSSVCHSGALTSAAGASADKGRALVEALVPSLARQIAGAFGMEYRA, encoded by the coding sequence ATGAGTGCACATATGACCCGCCTCGACCACATGACCTGGCCCGAACTGGACGCCCGCATCAAGGCCCGAATTCAGGGGGGCCCGCCCATCGTGATCCTGCCCACCGGCGCGCTGGAACAGCACGGGCCGCACCTGCCGCTGGGCACCGATGCGATGATGCCCACCATGCTGGCCGAACGGGTGGCCGAACACATCGACGCCGTCGTGGCGCCGACGCTGTCCTACGGCTACAAGTCCCAGCCCAAGTCCGGCGGCGGCAATCACATGCCCGGCTGTGCCTCGCTGGATGGCAACACCTACACGCTGATGGTGCGCGACCTGATCTGCGATTTCGCCCGCCACGGGTTGACCCGGGTGGTGCTGTTTGACGGGCACATGGAAAACCAGATGTTCCTGACCGAAGCCTCGGACCTGGCCCTGCGCATGCTGAAGGCCGAAGGCATCGAAGGCACCAAGATCGTCAAGCTGGGCTACTGGATCATGATCGACGAACCGCTTGAGGACATGCTGTTCCCCGAAGGCCTGATCTCGTGGGAACTGGAACATGCCGCCGTGATGGAAACGTCGTCGATGATGCATCTGCGGCCCGACCTTGTGCGCGCCGACAAGATCCCCGATCATCCCCCGGCGGAGTTCCCGCCCTACGACGTCTATCCCTTCGACCCCTCGTCGGTCTGCCATTCCGGGGCGCTGACCTCGGCGGCGGGCGCGTCGGCGGACAAGGGCCGCGCCCTGGTCGAAGCTCTGGTCCCCTCGCTGGCCCGCCAGATCGCGGGCGCATTCGGAATGGAATATCGCGCATGA